The Oleidesulfovibrio alaskensis DSM 16109 DNA window CGTACGCAGATACTCGACGCCCTCAACGCATCCGCCCCCTGCGACGATATCCGCATCTGCGGATGGGTGCGCACCCGCCGTGATGCCAAAGGCTTTTCCTTTCTCGAACTCAACGACGGGTCGTGCCTGACCAATATACAGGTTATCGTCGATGAAGAGACCGATGCCTACCGTTCGGTGGGAGAAGCCACCACGGGCGCTTCGGTGGACATCCGCGGGCAGCTGGTGGAATCGCCGGGCAAAGGGCAGAAATGGGAAGTGCGCGCCGCAACCATGACGCTGCTGGGCAAAGCCGACCCCGAAACTTTTCCGCTGCAGAAAAAACGCCATTCCGACGAATACCTGCGCACCATCGCGCATCTGCGTCCGCGCACCAACAAATTCGGCGCCGCGTTCCGCATCCGCGCGGAAGCAAGCTACGCGGTGCACTCATTTTTCCGCGAAAACGGCTTTTTCAACGTGCACACGCCCATTCTCACCGGTTCGGACTGTGAAGGCGCCGGAGAAATGTTCCGGGTGACCACCCTGCCCGCGGTGGGCGCATCGGCACCCGCAGAAGGTTCGGTGTTTGACGGGGACTTTTTCGGCAAGGAATGCAGCCTGACCGTTTCCGGTCAGCTGGAAGCTGAAATAATGGCACAGAGTCTCGGCAAGGTTTACACCTTCGGTCCCACTTTCCGCGCCGAAAATTCCAACACACCGCGCCATGCCGCCGAATTCTGGATGGTCGAGCCGGAAATGGCCTTTGCCGACCTTGAAGACGACATGCAGCTGGCAGAAGACATGGTCAAGTATGTAATCAGCCATGTGATGAAGCATTGCGCAGCTGACCTGGACCTGTTCTGCAAGTTTGTGGATAAAGAGCTTTCCGCGCGGCTTGAAAACATTCTCGCCCACCCCTTTGCCCGCGTCAGCTACACGGAAGCCATCGAAATCCTGAAAGCCAGCGGCAGAAAATTTGAATACCCCGCGGAGTGGGGCGCAGATCTGCAGACCGAACATGAGCGCTATCTGGCCGAAGAACACTTTAAAAAGCCTGTGGCTGTCTATGACTACCCCAAAGAAATCAAGGCTTTTTACATGCGTCTGAATGATAACGGCAAAACCGTGGCCGCCATGGACCTGCTGGTGCCGCGCATCGGCGAACTGGTTGGCGGTTCGCAGCGCGAAGAGCGGCTGGACGTGCTGGAAGCCCGCATAAAAGAACTGGGCCAGAATCCTGATGATTACTGGTGGTACCTGGAACTGCGCAAATTCGGCACCGCTCCCCACGCCGGCTTCGGCATGGGGTTTGAGCGTCTGCTCATGCTGCTTACCGGCATCGGCAACATCCGCGACGTCATTCCCTTTCCCCGTACGCCGCGGCATCTGGAATTTTAGCCTCTCCGGCAGCCCGTACATAAAAAAAGCTCTGCATCTGCAGAGCTTTTTTTGTGCGTACTCCCTGAATTTCCGGAATCCGTTGCCATAGCCCTACAGACGTTATATGCTGTATGCCAGTCTGTCGTACTGAAAGGAGGCGCACTATGGAAATCAAACGGATACTGCTCCCTGTGGACGGTTCGAAAAGCTCTCTGACCGCTGCCGGAGAAGCGGCCAGCCTCGCCAATATATTCACGGCCGACGTGCTGCTTGTGCACTGCAACGAAGTGTTCCCCAATCTTAAGCAGCACCTTGACTATGCCCGCGAAGTGGCAAAGCTTTCCAACGAAATCCTCGGTCCGGCACGCGATATTCTGCAGGACCATAACATCCGGTATGTTGAACGCGTGGTGGATGGTTCTCCAGCAGAAGAAATCGCCGAACTGGCCCGCAGGGAAAAATGTGATCTCATCGTCATGAGTTCGCGCGGACGCACCGTGCTGGAAGGGCTGCTGCTGGGCAGCGTCACACAGCGCGTGCTCAAGCTGGCCCCCTGCAGGGTGCTTGTCATACCCGCAGGCTCATAGCCGCACCTGTCTGCGCCGGTATTTACGCAGGGCCTGCCACCGCAGGCCCTGTCGCATAAGCAGGCCGCAAAAAAACGTTAAACAGGATAATCAGGCAGATTCGCGCATGCAGCGTGCATAGTGCAGCAGGTCCTGCGCCATAAACTGTATGCTGTGATAAAAAGCAAAAAACTGCAGCAGCTTCTGCAGATAAAAGCGGCGGGTGGCGCCTTCGCTGCGCAGTGCGGCAAGCCGTGTTTCACACGCCTGCAACGCACTCTCCAGATGCTCCGTACAGGGCACCTCACCGGCGCCGATGGCTTTCATGCCTTCCATGGTGGCTTCTGCCAGTGTGCGCAGCTCGTGCTTCATAATCACGTCATACCCCTCGCCCTGCGTGTTATTAAGGGCGTGCAGCATGGCGCGCAGGTGAGCCGCACACTTGGCCAGCGTATCTACCTTCAGCGAAAGCAGCCGGACATCGTCGTGGTACAGAATCCGCTCGTGGCTGGCCACCTTGCGGTACAGGGTCTTGTCTTCCAGCACTCCGGCATTGAAGCCGTCCAGCATGCCGGCATCCAGTTCTTTCTGCGAATCAATGAATGCCTCCATCATCAGCTGGTACAGACGGGCACCTTCGGCAAACTGCGCACGCAGACGCTGGCGCAGCACTTCGCCCACCCGCTGGGGCCACAACGTGACGGAAACAAGAAACGCACACCCTACCCCCACGGTGATTTCCAGCACACGAAACAAACCGAACATGACAGGCTGCGGCTGCCCGTAACTGGCCAGCACCACGATGCATACCGTGATGGCAGCCATACGGTACCGGGCATTGTACCGGGTCATGTATGCGCAGAACGCCACAGAAACAAAAAGCGACAGCAGATGCATGGGCAGCGTATCGGGAAACGCCAGAATGGCAAAAACCCCGATGACGGCCCCCACAGCGGTCCCCGTAAACCGGTACCACCCCATCTGCAATGAATCCGCCACGTTCATCTGCATGACGATAACGGCTGATATGGCGGCCCAGTACCCGAACTTGAAGCCGAAATACTCTGCCAGCCAGTAGGAAAGCACCGCCGCAAGGCCGGTTTTGAAACCGTGGCGCACATGCGCAGTGCCTGATGTGGGATCGTGATATGCCATATATAACCTGAGTAAACCGCGACGGCGCTGCCCGCAGCTAGTCGCGCGCCAGAATATCCTTGTCTATGATGGGCCGGTCCCATACGCAGTTGATAATAGCACGTTTGATAAAACGCTCCAGCGGCAGCGAATCATCATACTGGTCGCAGGTTTTGGTAAACGCCTCGACCTTCTGCGCGTCGTTGAACCGTCCGGGGTGCTTTTCCTCGATGGCCCGCATAACTGCACGCAGCAGGTCAATATCCTCTTTGTCGGGAAATACAAGATGTTCTCCGCTCATTTTTTTCATCCTCAAAAATCTTGTTATATCAATAAGACAGACACACAACAGCGTCTTTACTGCCTGCACAGTGCCAGCAGTGTTTCCCTGTTTTTCTCTTTGTTCAAAAAGTCATAGCGCAGCACCCGCCAGCCGTCCCACGGCAGCGCGGCGCAGAAATCGTGTACCGCTGCGGCTTCTGCACTGCCGCCCGCATGACCTGTATACAGATGCAGCGTCACAAGCCCTCCCGCACGCAGCAGCGGCATAACCGCCCTGAGTGCCGCCTCGGTGGTGTGCCAGGTGGTGACCACCTGCTTGTCGCTGCCGGGCAGATACCCCAGATTGAACATGGCGCAGGCCAGATTTTCAGTACCGGCAGGCAGCAGCCTGCCTGCCGCTTCATGTCCGGCATGAAACAGCGTCACCTGCCTTTCCGCACCGTGCCGCTGCAGACGCCTGGCCGTATTTTCCAGTGCCTGCGCCTGCACGTCAAATCCGTACACCCGCCCCTGCGGTCCCACAAGACCTGCCAGAAACAAGGTGTCGTGACCGTTACCCGCGGTGGCGTCCACAACGGTATCTGCGCTGCGCACAACCTGACGCACAAGTCCGTGCGTAAATTCCAGTATGGAGGGGATGCCCCCATCAGGCGTTCTGCTCATCTGATCCCCCTGCAGGCATTGCACATGTGCATCATGCTGCACAAAAAGCTGCACGGTGCTGTCCGCTTATGCACAACACCTTGCACCTGAAGACCGCCTCTCATTTGTAACACCCCGGAATAACAGAAATGAACATTTTGGCACGCCCTGTGCTTTATGGTCTGCATAGGTGAGGTTATGAATATGTACACTGTCCCGACACAACCTGCTGCAACCTGCAGACCCGTTCCTCCTTCCGGGTCATCGTTTATCGCCGGAGCCCTGCGTGCCCTCTCCGCCCAAGAGCGGCAGCGTGTCTACCAGACCATGAACTGGTGGAAGGCCACGGCACCCCATACAGCGGGACAGCTGCAAGACTCCCCCTGTTCTTCCCTTACCTGATGACTCCCTTTGCCCGGCCGGAAGATACTCCGGCAACTCCAAAGGCCCCTTACGGGGCCTTTCGGCGTTTCAGTCAGGCTTTCCCGATGACTTCCAGCGGGTCCTGCGCGCTGGTCTGTGCAAAAAACAGCGTGCGGTCAAAGGGGCCGAACTCTCCTTTTTCCGCCACCAGTGTAAAATATTCCACCCGCGCATACCGGCGCAGACGCTCTTCGGTGATGCCGTTGGCCCTGTAATATTCCTCACGGCGCACCGGACGGTTAGACTCGGTCAGGTCATACACGGCTTCGGGTGTTTCCGCCCAGGCGTGCAGCACCCACTGCCCGTCGCGCCTTACCCACCCATGTACCAC harbors:
- a CDS encoding class I SAM-dependent methyltransferase — translated: MSRTPDGGIPSILEFTHGLVRQVVRSADTVVDATAGNGHDTLFLAGLVGPQGRVYGFDVQAQALENTARRLQRHGAERQVTLFHAGHEAAGRLLPAGTENLACAMFNLGYLPGSDKQVVTTWHTTEAALRAVMPLLRAGGLVTLHLYTGHAGGSAEAAAVHDFCAALPWDGWRVLRYDFLNKEKNRETLLALCRQ
- a CDS encoding universal stress protein — encoded protein: MEIKRILLPVDGSKSSLTAAGEAASLANIFTADVLLVHCNEVFPNLKQHLDYAREVAKLSNEILGPARDILQDHNIRYVERVVDGSPAEEIAELARREKCDLIVMSSRGRTVLEGLLLGSVTQRVLKLAPCRVLVIPAGS
- a CDS encoding FUSC family protein: MAYHDPTSGTAHVRHGFKTGLAAVLSYWLAEYFGFKFGYWAAISAVIVMQMNVADSLQMGWYRFTGTAVGAVIGVFAILAFPDTLPMHLLSLFVSVAFCAYMTRYNARYRMAAITVCIVVLASYGQPQPVMFGLFRVLEITVGVGCAFLVSVTLWPQRVGEVLRQRLRAQFAEGARLYQLMMEAFIDSQKELDAGMLDGFNAGVLEDKTLYRKVASHERILYHDDVRLLSLKVDTLAKCAAHLRAMLHALNNTQGEGYDVIMKHELRTLAEATMEGMKAIGAGEVPCTEHLESALQACETRLAALRSEGATRRFYLQKLLQFFAFYHSIQFMAQDLLHYARCMRESA
- the asnS gene encoding asparagine--tRNA ligase, producing the protein MKRTQILDALNASAPCDDIRICGWVRTRRDAKGFSFLELNDGSCLTNIQVIVDEETDAYRSVGEATTGASVDIRGQLVESPGKGQKWEVRAATMTLLGKADPETFPLQKKRHSDEYLRTIAHLRPRTNKFGAAFRIRAEASYAVHSFFRENGFFNVHTPILTGSDCEGAGEMFRVTTLPAVGASAPAEGSVFDGDFFGKECSLTVSGQLEAEIMAQSLGKVYTFGPTFRAENSNTPRHAAEFWMVEPEMAFADLEDDMQLAEDMVKYVISHVMKHCAADLDLFCKFVDKELSARLENILAHPFARVSYTEAIEILKASGRKFEYPAEWGADLQTEHERYLAEEHFKKPVAVYDYPKEIKAFYMRLNDNGKTVAAMDLLVPRIGELVGGSQREERLDVLEARIKELGQNPDDYWWYLELRKFGTAPHAGFGMGFERLLMLLTGIGNIRDVIPFPRTPRHLEF